Genomic segment of Falco peregrinus isolate bFalPer1 chromosome 5, bFalPer1.pri, whole genome shotgun sequence:
GAATTCCCCAGCAGATTAGAATAACCAGAGGTGTGACGTGTTCTTGAGCAAATGGgataagttgttttttttttttttttcatttcagctcagGAATGTCAGTTCACGCTTTAATCACGTTTCTCTTGCACTGGCTGTCACCAGGGGATCACAGAGGGCTCTACAAATACACAGGTCCCTGCTCTCCTAGGAAGGGCATGCCGAGACACCAACGCCAGAAACGGAGAAACTAGGCAAAAAAATACTTATGTGGGGTGGTTGTAGCTGTGATAAATCTGTGACTGACAGCTCTACTTCTGACCAAGATACTAAGCTTCCTCTCTGGTCCAGGGACAGCCACTTCAATTCACCTGACCTATTTCTGGAGGAGCAGTCACCTCCTCCAGCATCTCCCCCTCCATCAGGCACCAAGGGAGCCCGGAGTAACTTGCATGAAGTCACTGCATTTTGCCAAACGGGTCCCACCACTGGGTTTAAGTCTCCAATTTTCAGCAATTTCAGACAATGGATTCTGCAGGAGGTGGGATGCTTTATGGGTGCCTGAAGCTTCAGCAGGTTCTGCACATAAACAGCAAGTAGGTCCTCACCCTCCAGTGACAGTAATTTACCAAGATTCAGCAACACGCAGCATCCAGAGgtattttcattaagaaataccacagaaaggtggtggtttttttttttttttttccacagtgtaTGCAGTCTGAAGCTCTGCAAATGACTAAAAGCTAGGAATGAGGGCAGATGTCTGTAAGATGGTGTAAGCCCTCATCTTCCAAAGTCCTTGCCTTCCTCTGAAACACCAAACATCAACCGCAGGGAGAGACGATGTCAGGCtgtccagcagctcctctggctACAGCATATCCCAAGCCCGAGTCTCTGATGTGCATTTCAAGATCTGCACTTACAACATTACAAGATGTCCCAGAAAGCTGGGGCAGCGTCAGCAGCAAACACAGGGTCTTCACGCAGATCCCACTGACACTGGCAACGGGGTCATTTTTACTGGTGCAAAACCGCGCAAGGTATTTATATGAGCCTCTAAATCTGGACATCCCTACACAGCAGGTGATTTTTGTCCTACCTTGCCCTCGGCTCTGAGCCACGTATCACCACAGGAGGGGAAAGACACCTCAAAGTACCCGAGTTTCTGAAAACGCTGGAAGCTGCTTCTCTGGGGACTAAGGGCGCTCAGTGCCTCACAAAGTCAAAGCCCTTCCCCGTATTCACCCCCACCGCACGCAGGCAGCCGGCAGATGCACAGGGGGAGAATGTTCCTGCTGTTAACGCTCACTTACCTAGAGAGGGACACGAACCTTCCTCAATTCTGGCGCTGGTTGGGTGGGGAAGTTTGGACAACTCAGTTGTCCCGTTTCCCATCAAATAACAGGGGTAATATTTAAGATTCCTTGCAAAGTACTGAGAGATCTGCTTGTAAGGAAAATTCTGCATAAGAAATGGGGATTATTTGATTGCAGGAAGAAGCCCATCATCCTACAGAGGACCATTCCAAAACCTTGGTGCTGCTGAGATTCACATTCAGCCCTCCAAGAGACCTTTGTGCAAGGACAAATGTGAGGTGTCTGTGCAGCAGTGCGAGAAGAGATGAGACGCTTTTCTCACCTGCCATCCTGCCCTGAGGAGTGTGTGCGCCTCCTacagaaagaaaccagaaaagcagagttCGAGGAGCAATTTAAGACAGAaaccctcccctgcccccaaatCTAACTCCCCACCCCATGAGGGAGATGTTCTACTTAACAGCTGACACTTCTCCCAGCAATAATTAATCCCATCAAAGCTTCGTCTGCTTGCTCCCAGGagagatttaattaaaatcGGTCATTAGCATTCCAGAGCATAGGGCAGCCTGCTGAGATAGGCAGCACGAAGAGGAAGGGCTGCTGCCTGATGCCAGCGAGGGCCGGGGCCGAGCGCTGTTCTCACCTGTACCTGGGCTGCTCAGAGGTCTCCGAAGGGGATCGCTCGGGAACAGAGAGGGATGTCGAAGATAGTGTTGTGGCTATGGAGGCTGTGGTAGCTTCTTCAAAGGAAGGAGGTGTGCAGGGTAGCAGGTCTGGCCTGCCTGCTGGCCCGGCGcgcaggagggatgcaggaagaaaaaaagacatgtaGGTCAAACACCAACACCTTACCTATATCAGCCCTGTGAGAGGCTGATCCACCCGCACACCCTCACTGGGACCGGCCACTTCAAACCACAAACAGGCCAGTTTAGCTGGGTTCAGGAACACAGCACCTTCTCCCAGGGCATCCTCTAGGGAGAGTCAGTAAGCACTATTTCCAGCATGACAGACAAGACGCTACAGGAAACATAATGCCAATGAAGAGATCTCACTGGTAACCAAAGCTGGATTAAAGGCTTGGATCGCAGAGATAAATATCCAGGTGAATTAAGAGATGAATTGAGTGCTCACTGCTTTGCACGGGTAGAAATCCATGCACTCGAGGAGCCTGTCCTTTGCCACTCATCTGTAAATCCAGCCCAGATGGAAGTGATGAAAAGGCAGCACAGAACCAGGCCATTCACTTTTTCCCCCAGTGGCAAGATCTTGCCCCTTATAACTGTCCAAACACCACCACTAGAGTCCTGCAGTTCCTagtcatccccccccccccccgcctttttcttttaaagggtGGAAAATTCAACTTTCGGATTACATTTGGGCTATGACTGCTGGTGCCAGTTGGCAGCGGCTGCCTTGCAGCAGTGACGCAAGCAACCATTTTTACTGCAGAACCATACAGTGCTGCAAAGAAGGGATTTGGTCTTCTTCGATGCAGAGGCATTGCTTCCCCAATCAACTAACTGCTGGTGCTGTGACAAAACAATATACTCTTACCTTCTCCCCTGTCCTGGTTAAGTTTAGCacctgcaaagcacagcaagacATGCAATGAAGAGCAATCCGTCAAGGAAGACACGGTTGGTGCACAGTGGGGAATTTGGCGAGAGCAGGGGAGGATCCTAAGGAACTGCTAGGAAAGAGAGGGTGATCACACACTCATCGGCCACCAAACGAGACCATTACCTTCGTCATCCAGCGTGGGGTAACTCCTGGCCGCACGAAGATCATACTGCGTATCGTCCTTTTCGGAGGGAAGCTGGCTagctgaaaatgcagctgtggGACCAGCCGTCTTGACAGCTAGCAAGGCACTGCGCCCTTTCTTGGAGGGAGACGACTTCAGAGCTTGATGGGAAGAGTAAATGAGAAGCGGAAAATTACCACCAAAACCTACTATGACACCAAAGGCACTTCTCCCTTCACGGGGAGAGGCTTCTGCCCTccgacacacacacacacacacgctctGCAAGCGCCACCTCCAAAGGGCTGAGCTGGAGTCAGGCTGCAGGGTGAGCTCCTGGGGGGGTGTCTGAGCAGAACAAAGCAAGCTGTGACAACCGACGGGCTTCGCAGTTCCCCAGCTTTGCTCCGTATTACAGTGGAAAAGCCTGCTCAGATTCCAGCCTCGAAACTCTCCACATGGACTGAAGCAGCAAGATGGAGATAAGGCTTGCCTCACATCACAAGGGCAACGACAGCTCTCAGGCTAGGTACTTACAGGAATTCTTTCGAAACACTGTGTTGGTCATGAATTTGAAGAACCTCTCTGCATAAAAGCTGGGTCTGTGTACCGACACCGTGTCCtacaaaggcaaaaagcaattgtttaattttaaaattatcccTCAAGGCAGAATTTCTGTAACAACCAAGGCAGTCTTTTTTATCCCAACACTTAGCACTGACAGAGCCTTAAAATGGAAAGGCTTAACTGAAATGATCTGATTAATGCTATAAATAAGCCTGAGGCATTGCCTTTGATTTGATTGCATTTGATTATATTCTTGCTGTAATTTTATAATGGATTTTGGTGATTTTATTCCTTTGTAGACttcctgggttttttaaatattagccCAATTACATACATGAAATTTCTTCTGGCTTTGCTGGCTGACATTCAAAGCACACCTGGCTACCTTTGTGTATGACGCAGacaccaaaattcagccgagGGTCTCCACACATTTCaaaagttttgtgctttttgtttaaaatagtaAAACCGAAGCTGTGTCTGCTTCTGACATTCTACCGTGCTACCACGACTTGGCACCTACCCATCTCCTTTGCCTTAATATTTAAGGGAAGCTAGGCTATGCCATGCTGAAAAACAGTTTCCACATCCAAGGCTGCTGCTTTgtaaacatctgcctgctgcaggagacAAGACAGCAGGGTAACACTGAAACGGATTTATTAACAGATAGCTTACTGAAGTGGAAACACAGTCAATCACCAGAGAGAGAGCAAACACAGGGCTCCTCGACACATACACGACCGCACGCACCTTGTGCGTACAGCTCCTGGTAtcgtggggaggggggaaacgACAgatgggagcaggggagggaagCTGGTAGCACGGCAGCTAAACATGCGAGGAGGTGGAGTGAGCAAGAAAACCTGATTGGGAATAATTGGCACTACACCCCTGTGGAGGCATAAGAGGCAAGAACTATCCCTTTCATCTGCTTCAACTGTGCCAGTTCAGGCACTATAAATAGCGAGGTAATCGGCAGCAACTAGCACGCATGAAACCAAGGCAGGTAATCCTGCCGAGGGCCGGACAGTCCCTGCCTCGATACAGGCACTCACCCCGTCATGGACCAGGGCCTTCCAGGTATGTTCTAGCTTCTTGATGAACCTAATTCCAGGggaaaaatggagagaaaaagagagacagatTCAGGCACATGCTCTGTATCTAAGCCACCTTTCATCCCCCACACAGGAGAGATCACAGAGCTGCTAACAATTCCTCCTTCATCTGGAGTGTTGCTCACGGAGCTGCTAACAATTCCTCCTTCATCTGGAGCGTTGCTTTCCTCCAGCCGAGAGGTCAGCCGAGCACGCCGGCATCTCTGCAGTCAGGTCAGGACTGCCTGGCAGCCCGacagggaaggaggagctgggctggaagaCGGACAGAAAACCACCTTCCACCCCGGAGAGATGCTACCCATCCCAGGCACCGGGACGGGAAACTTCTTTATAAGCAACTCATTCTATCTTCGAAAAAAAGGCTCTGTGCCACCAGCTATTCTAAGGACAAGATAAAAATCCACGGCCCCCAACTGGCATCGACAGACAGCTTTAGGCAGCCTGCCTACTCATGATCAAACTGCTTCGGAGaagaaaatctttctgctttcattcaGTATAAAGAAGATGTTAAAGGACAGACAGCTTCAAAGTTACCTACCTGTACGACTGAAGGATATCTATGATTCCTACGTGCAGCAGGAGACGCTCTCCTTTGCCGTTCACTGCTGGGATCCCTCCCATCCTgcaggcaaaacaaaacctcagcGAGTGCAGCCTCAAAAAGAGCAGCCGTAACACCCCCGAGACCTGCGGCAGGGTGGATGGCAGTGCTGAAAAGAGGGCTCTGATGCGGTCGGGCAACGCGAAACCTGCAAAAATGCTTTGTGCACAACCACGGGAAGTCACCTACTGCCACGGGTCATCTCCTACACGGTGCCTCCAGGGTTACTGCCTGCCCCAGATGGCCAAACGCCAGCTATCAGGGCAGGACCTGTGTTGTGTGGCAACAGCTCTCTACCTGGACCAGAAAACACCACATAATTTTTTCTTAGCTACAGGACATTTTGTTCCGGGGATCAGGTTATTTATCAGGTCAGCGTGAGCTGTCTGCCTCTTAGAGCAGGAAACTTGTAAGGAGGAGGGTATTTCCAGTCCCATCCACGCTAATACCAGTCCTGCTGAAGGTGCAGCAACCACTAGCACCAGCACACAACAAAAGCATGCAGGTATCAGGCAGGCCACTGCAATTAATGACGCTGCTTCAAAGAATGGAAGCACCAAAGTATTATCCCAGCTCCACCGTGACTGATCCTCCATCAAAACTGGAGAAGCTGGTTTCAGACAGCAACAAACAGCAAACTCCACCATTTGTTAGAGAGCTTGGGCCACAGAGACAGTCACAAAAGCCACCTGCAGCCTGAGAGCCACAGACTTGGGCACAGCACCGGACAGGTTTTGGGcaacccccagctcccccagttaCTCTAGCACTCGGCTACACCGCTGTTTGCCAACGGCACCGGGCTGGCCTCGGGGTACTGTCAGCTGTCCAGGGGTTCCACAGCTGGAGTGATGGAGAACAAACTCCAAGCTCCTAGGGACAGGCTGATCCCTACTACCACTGCAGCGGCTGGATGCTGAGCTAGGACAGTGCCAGTTTCTCCTCCCCAGAGCACGGGTGGACGTTTAGAGGCTGTTACAGGAGCTGACAACCTACAGATTGGCCTAAGAAGAGAGACTGCTGTGAGGCTGGAGTCTTCCAGAAGTATTGCCCATGCCAGCTTCCCCCTTCCACACCACACTGCTTTACTGGCAGCAGTACCACAACCCCCAGGAGAGATGCTTACTCTTAACAGCTCACACGGGCCTCATTAGGGATTAACgaccccacctccacccccccagCAGCGCAAGCGAACCAGGTTTTCACCTACGTGTCGTCTGTGTCTATGGACtccccccgggcagccccacCCTGGATGGACTCCATGGCCGTGGAGTAAAGTGCCTTCTGCCCCACAGGACGCTTCTCATCAGACGTGCTGTGGGCTCCCTCAGACTGCCGCTCCCGTTCTTGCTGGTCTATGTTATGAACCCCAAGCAGGAGGCTGTAGTCCatgattttaaaactttccaACACCTATAGGTTAGCATTGAGTTTaagaacaaagacaaaacatcAGGCCAGCAGCTCAAATACAGCACAGACCCCAAAGCACGGAACAGCCCGTCCACATTCCCATTAACAACTCCTTTGCCAGAGCCTGAACGTTTGTTTCTGAACCAACAGTCATCTCTGGACTTGACTGCATAGAGTTTGGCCATCCCACAGTCAACCCAAAGGGCTGAAGGCTTGCAAATAACACTGTTGTACCAGGTAGCTGCTGCATACTGCATAGGAAAAATGTATTCGGTCCCAACAGACCAGCGACAAGTGGAGCAGGCTGCCACAATTTGATGCACCAGAGGCTGTCTGGAGACCTAACTCCACTGCTTGGCTTTCAGGAAAAAGGGCAGCGGAAGGGATTTATCCTGCTTTGGGGTTAGCAGATTAGCAAAGCTCTCAAACATTTGCTCTTCCTCATGCTCAAGAGCCACAGAACTTCATTAACTTGCTCCCCAAGCTGCCCCGCTCCTTACCAGACAGTCTCGTTGCAACGTTTTCACCAATGCACTGAAGGTATCTGCATCCAACATCAGGCCCTCGGGCATGTCTTGTATGAAATCTAGATCCTTGTACGTAGGGCtggacttttctttttccttcttggaTGCCCGGCGTTTATAGGTTGAGCCTTTCAGGTCAAATTTCAGGTGCATTTTCACCACGCGAGGCAGAATGTTGTTCATCACAACCACACGGATGTTTTTGCCCCCTGATTGCACACAGTACAGTCCATAAAACTTTGGCAGCAGTGTCCGTGGGTTCTGGTTCAGATTCTGGGTTGGAAAAAAGCACGGGGAAAGGTCATTTTGGCAGAAGAATCTTGCTGCGTTCAACACAAAGCATGTTAACAGACCTTGGAACAGACTAGGGATTCTTCACATACAGATTTTCTGGATTTTACGTGAAAGCTTACTGTACACGTTTGACAAACTCTGACATCTCAATGGCTTTAGGATCTGAAAATACCACTATGCCTTGAATACAGGGAATGAGACGTTCAGCACTCTCTGGGCAAATAACCAAGTCTGGAAATTCCCCACTTTCCCCAGCAACAGCAGCTAAAAATGGGAAACcaaacaggaagagaaataaacacAATGAGTGGGAACTTCAAGTTTAAGAATAACAGCTATCTTCATCTCTTCAGAAGCATCAGAAATCAAGAGCCGTTCTCTGGCCCAGAATAAACCAAGGacagggtatttttttaaacaaaacaacataaattttctcctccttttgcagagctgctttatAAAACACAGTTGGCCAGAGAGCACGGATATCCTGCTCTGCTGTCATGGCCTTTTTTTAGGCAGCGGTATGATTAGGAATGACATGACAGGCATGATTCGCTTGTTCAGCTTTGGGAAAgtctggaaggaaacagaacatCTCTGCACGCtacaaaagaaaggacagaCCCGACAGATTCTCTGACAGACGGCAGAAGCATGATTGTATTAAAATTTCATGCCCCTTCTCATCTCACCTAACCAGGCACACGAGCGAGCCCTCTTTGGGAGTGCACCGCTCAACGTGGTACCAGCTAAAAGCAATGGAGGCAGGGCAAGACCGAACACTAACAGCACTTGCCCAGCTTTAAAGTAACTCAGGATGAAACCACTCTGCTTCCTTTCCACTGACTCCTTTTACCCTGGGTGGGTTTCCCAAGAACAGCGGAGAGATCCTGTGTTAGCACCACAAGAACCCACAAACACTGGAAAGCTACAACAAGTAGTACATAACTCTGCTCCAGACAGGTAAGTTCAGTTTAATTCGTTACACCGATTCCTAGCCAGGACAACGGTACAATTCAGGACAATGGTGCAACTCCCATTCCAAAATTCCCCCAATGTCCATTCAAAACCCTCTACTTGATTTACTATATACATCAGACAACACTTTCCAAGAAAGCTCATCCCATCCAGGAACTTGAGCATCACTTGCAAAAGCAAGCGACCGGCTGTCAGTTGTATAGACACCCAAGACCTTGTCCTGCTTTGGCAATTTTTCCCCAGTAAATACTGAGCAAGGCAAGTGTTTTCATAGAAACAGTGTACGATCACATAAATCCActgtgacacacacacagacgaGGCAGCACTAGCGTTCCTCGCAACCACCTTCTCCTCGGTCGGTGCCCTCATCTGCGGAGCTGGACCCTTCCCCACAGTTACACAGGGAGACAGCTCCTGGTTTATGTGCCACAAGATCAGGTTTGGTTCCCGTTTACTGCTCATCACCACGTGCAAGTCCTCTGGGTCTCGATACATTGCCTTGCTAGGCTAGAGATTTAGGCAACAACGATCTGCAGCAGACTGGATGTGCAAAGCTGGCTGATCCCGTGGGAGTTTTAGCTTGGTACTGCAGCCAGTgagagccagcagctgccttcagAGCAACTCTGTCGACACAGCAGGCATGGGAGATGGCCAGGGACGGCAGTGGTTTCCCCACAAAACCACGGTGGTTGCGTCCCTGCAACCAACAGCCATCCTCAAAGCCAGGCTGAGGCAGATGTGTGGTGCCAAGGAAAGAATGAACTAGTGCTCGGAAAAGGACACTCAGAAACACACATCTAAGAAGCCATTTTCAGGCCAGAACATGCCTAGAAGCTGTGGCACAATTACCTGCCTCAAGTTTACCCACAGAGTTTGCAACCAGTCGGCAGGGTTTGTGCTCCTGGGACC
This window contains:
- the PIP5K1C gene encoding phosphatidylinositol 4-phosphate 5-kinase type-1 gamma isoform X7, whose translation is MELEVPEEAEGSAVAGAGAITPEAGVGGLDAAGGLAPKKAAITEGPSLPGQPGQGKKIGHRGVDASGETTYKKTTSSTLKGAIQLGIGYTVGNLSSKPERDVLMQDFYVVESIFFPSEGSNLTPAHHYADFRFKTYAPVAFRYFRELFGIRPDDYLYSLCNEPLIELSNPGASGSLFYVTSDDEFIIKTVMHKEAEFLQKLLPGYYMNLNQNPRTLLPKFYGLYCVQSGGKNIRVVVMNNILPRVVKMHLKFDLKGSTYKRRASKKEKEKSSPTYKDLDFIQDMPEGLMLDADTFSALVKTLQRDCLVLESFKIMDYSLLLGVHNIDQQERERQSEGAHSTSDEKRPVGQKALYSTAMESIQGGAARGESIDTDDTMGGIPAVNGKGERLLLHVGIIDILQSYRFIKKLEHTWKALVHDGDTVSVHRPSFYAERFFKFMTNTVFRKNSSLKSSPSKKGRSALLAVKTAGPTAAFSASQLPSEKDDTQYDLRAARSYPTLDDEGAKLNQDRGEAGRPDLLPCTPPSFEEATTASIATTLSSTSLSVPERSPSETSEQPRYRRRTHSSGQDGRSHEEVRVEEELQQISVELEPKCDVEIVAPEDDKEEAASSACAIVTSTATVEVETASQASEPASQASDEDDVPVTDIYFPTDERSWVYSPLHYSAQLHSVSDEESDT
- the PIP5K1C gene encoding phosphatidylinositol 4-phosphate 5-kinase type-1 gamma isoform X3 — its product is MELEVPEEAEGSAVAGAGAITPEAGVGGLDAAGGLAPKKAAITEGPSLPGQPGQGKKIGHRGVDASGETTYKKTTSSTLKGAIQLGIGYTVGNLSSKPERDVLMQDFYVVESIFFPSEGSNLTPAHHYADFRFKTYAPVAFRYFRELFGIRPDDYLYSLCNEPLIELSNPGASGSLFYVTSDDEFIIKTVMHKEAEFLQKLLPGYYMNLNQNPRTLLPKFYGLYCVQSGGKNIRVVVMNNILPRVVKMHLKFDLKGSTYKRRASKKEKEKSSPTYKDLDFIQDMPEGLMLDADTFSALVKTLQRDCLVLESFKIMDYSLLLGVHNIDQQERERQSEGAHSTSDEKRPVGQKALYSTAMESIQGGAARGESIDTDDTMGGIPAVNGKGERLLLHVGIIDILQSYRFIKKLEHTWKALVHDGDTVSVHRPSFYAERFFKFMTNTVFRKNSSLKSSPSKKGRSALLAVKTAGPTAAFSASQLPSEKDDTQYDLRAARSYPTLDDEGAKLNQDRGEAGRPDLLPCTPPSFEEATTASIATTLSSTSLSVPERSPSETSEQPRYRRRTHSSGQDGRSHEEVRVEEELQQISVELEPKCDVEIVAPEDDKEEAASSACAIVTSTATVEVETASQASEPASQASDEDDVPVTDIYFFTDGRYWIYSPRQRRLRSTSLSSGIPTDERSWVYSPLHYSAQLHSVSDEESDT
- the PIP5K1C gene encoding phosphatidylinositol 4-phosphate 5-kinase type-1 gamma isoform X11, producing MELEVPEEAEGSAVAGAGAITPEAGVGGLDAAGGLAPKKAAITEGPSLPGQPGQGKKIGHRGVDASGETTYKKTTSSTLKGAIQLGIGYTVGNLSSKPERDVLMQDFYVVESIFFPSEGSNLTPAHHYADFRFKTYAPVAFRYFRELFGIRPDDYLYSLCNEPLIELSNPGASGSLFYVTSDDEFIIKTVMHKEAEFLQKLLPGYYMNLNQNPRTLLPKFYGLYCVQSGGKNIRVVVMNNILPRVVKMHLKFDLKGSTYKRRASKKEKEKSSPTYKDLDFIQDMPEGLMLDADTFSALVKTLQRDCLVLESFKIMDYSLLLGVHNIDQQERERQSEGAHSTSDEKRPVGQKALYSTAMESIQGGAARGESIDTDDTMGGIPAVNGKGERLLLHVGIIDILQSYRFIKKLEHTWKALVHDGDTVSVHRPSFYAERFFKFMTNTVFRKNSSLKSSPSKKGRSALLAVKTAGPTAAFSASQLPSEKDDTQYDLRAARSYPTLDDEGAKLNQDRGEAGRPDLLPCTPPSFEEATTASIATTLSSTSLSVPERSPSETSEQPRYRRRTHSSGQDGSLRAVLLVSRSHEEVRVEEELQQISVELEPKCDVEIVAPEDDKEEAASSACAIVTSTATVEVETASQASEPASQASDEDDVPVTDIYF
- the PIP5K1C gene encoding phosphatidylinositol 4-phosphate 5-kinase type-1 gamma isoform X6 produces the protein MELEVPEEAEGSAVAGAGAITPEAGVGGLDAAGGLAPKKAAITEGPSLPGQPGQGKKIGHRGVDASGETTYKKTTSSTLKGAIQLGIGYTVGNLSSKPERDVLMQDFYVVESIFFPSEGSNLTPAHHYADFRFKTYAPVAFRYFRELFGIRPDDYLYSLCNEPLIELSNPGASGSLFYVTSDDEFIIKTVMHKEAEFLQKLLPGYYMNLNQNPRTLLPKFYGLYCVQSGGKNIRVVVMNNILPRVVKMHLKFDLKGSTYKRRASKKEKEKSSPTYKDLDFIQDMPEGLMLDADTFSALVKTLQRDCLVLESFKIMDYSLLLGVHNIDQQERERQSEGAHSTSDEKRPVGQKALYSTAMESIQGGAARGESIDTDDTMGGIPAVNGKGERLLLHVGIIDILQSYRFIKKLEHTWKALVHDGDTVSVHRPSFYAERFFKFMTNTVFRKNSSLKSSPSKKGRSALLAVKTAGPTAAFSASQLPSEKDDTQYDLRAARSYPTLDDEGAKLNQDRGEAGRPDLLPCTPPSFEEATTASIATTLSSTSLSVPERSPSETSEQPRYRRRTHSSGQDGSLRAVLLVSRSHEEVRVEEELQQISVELEPKCDVEIVAPEDDKEEAASSACAIVTSTATVEVETASQASEPASQASDEDDVPVTDIYFPTDERSWVYSPLHYSAQLHSVSDEESDT
- the PIP5K1C gene encoding phosphatidylinositol 4-phosphate 5-kinase type-1 gamma isoform X12; this encodes MELEVPEEAEGSAVAGAGAITPEAGVGGLDAAGGLAPKKAAITEGPSLPGQPGQGKKIGHRGVDASGETTYKKTTSSTLKGAIQLGIGYTVGNLSSKPERDVLMQDFYVVESIFFPSEGSNLTPAHHYADFRFKTYAPVAFRYFRELFGIRPDDYLYSLCNEPLIELSNPGASGSLFYVTSDDEFIIKTVMHKEAEFLQKLLPGYYMNLNQNPRTLLPKFYGLYCVQSGGKNIRVVVMNNILPRVVKMHLKFDLKGSTYKRRASKKEKEKSSPTYKDLDFIQDMPEGLMLDADTFSALVKTLQRDCLVLESFKIMDYSLLLGVHNIDQQERERQSEGAHSTSDEKRPVGQKALYSTAMESIQGGAARGESIDTDDTMGGIPAVNGKGERLLLHVGIIDILQSYRFIKKLEHTWKALVHDGDTVSVHRPSFYAERFFKFMTNTVFRKNSSLKSSPSKKGRSALLAVKTAGPTAAFSASQLPSEKDDTQYDLRAARSYPTLDDEGRPDLLPCTPPSFEEATTASIATTLSSTSLSVPERSPSETSEQPRYRRRTHSSGQDGRSHEEVRVEEELQQISVELEPKCDVEIVAPEDDKEEAASSACAIVTSTATVEVETASQASEPASQASDEDDVPVTDIYFADALGDAVAI
- the PIP5K1C gene encoding phosphatidylinositol 4-phosphate 5-kinase type-1 gamma isoform X10, which produces MELEVPEEAEGSAVAGAGAITPEAGVGGLDAAGGLAPKKAAITEGPSLPGQPGQGKKIGHRGVDASGETTYKKTTSSTLKGAIQLGIGYTVGNLSSKPERDVLMQDFYVVESIFFPSEGSNLTPAHHYADFRFKTYAPVAFRYFRELFGIRPDDYLYSLCNEPLIELSNPGASGSLFYVTSDDEFIIKTVMHKEAEFLQKLLPGYYMNLNQNPRTLLPKFYGLYCVQSGGKNIRVVVMNNILPRVVKMHLKFDLKGSTYKRRASKKEKEKSSPTYKDLDFIQDMPEGLMLDADTFSALVKTLQRDCLVLESFKIMDYSLLLGVHNIDQQERERQSEGAHSTSDEKRPVGQKALYSTAMESIQGGAARGESIDTDDTMGGIPAVNGKGERLLLHVGIIDILQSYRFIKKLEHTWKALVHDGDTVSVHRPSFYAERFFKFMTNTVFRKNSSLKSSPSKKGRSALLAVKTAGPTAAFSASQLPSEKDDTQYDLRAARSYPTLDDEGAKLNQDRGEAGRPDLLPCTPPSFEEATTASIATTLSSTSLSVPERSPSETSEQPRYRRRTHSSGQDGRSHEEVRVEEELQQISVELEPKCDVEIVAPEDDKEEAASSACAIVTSTATVEVETASQASEPASQASDEDDVPVTDIYFADALGDAVAI
- the PIP5K1C gene encoding phosphatidylinositol 4-phosphate 5-kinase type-1 gamma isoform X4; protein product: MELEVPEEAEGSAVAGAGAITPEAGVGGLDAAGGLAPKKAAITEGPSLPGQPGQGKKIGHRGVDASGETTYKKTTSSTLKGAIQLGIGYTVGNLSSKPERDVLMQDFYVVESIFFPSEGSNLTPAHHYADFRFKTYAPVAFRYFRELFGIRPDDYLYSLCNEPLIELSNPGASGSLFYVTSDDEFIIKTVMHKEAEFLQKLLPGYYMNLNQNPRTLLPKFYGLYCVQSGGKNIRVVVMNNILPRVVKMHLKFDLKGSTYKRRASKKEKEKSSPTYKDLDFIQDMPEGLMLDADTFSALVKTLQRDCLVLESFKIMDYSLLLGVHNIDQQERERQSEGAHSTSDEKRPVGQKALYSTAMESIQGGAARGESIDTDDTMGGIPAVNGKGERLLLHVGIIDILQSYRFIKKLEHTWKALVHDGDTVSVHRPSFYAERFFKFMTNTVFRKNSSLKSSPSKKGRSALLAVKTAGPTAAFSASQLPSEKDDTQYDLRAARSYPTLDDEGRPDLLPCTPPSFEEATTASIATTLSSTSLSVPERSPSETSEQPRYRRRTHSSGQDGSLRAVLLVSRSHEEVRVEEELQQISVELEPKCDVEIVAPEDDKEEAASSACAIVTSTATVEVETASQASEPASQASDEDDVPVTDIYFFTDGRYWIYSPRQRRLRSTSLSSGIPTDERSWVYSPLHYSAQLHSVSDEESDT
- the PIP5K1C gene encoding phosphatidylinositol 4-phosphate 5-kinase type-1 gamma isoform X2, translated to MELEVPEEAEGSAVAGAGAITPEAGVGGLDAAGGLAPKKAAITEGPSLPGQPGQGKKIGHRGVDASGETTYKKTTSSTLKGAIQLGIGYTVGNLSSKPERDVLMQDFYVVESIFFPSEGSNLTPAHHYADFRFKTYAPVAFRYFRELFGIRPDDYLYSLCNEPLIELSNPGASGSLFYVTSDDEFIIKTVMHKEAEFLQKLLPGYYMNLNQNPRTLLPKFYGLYCVQSGGKNIRVVVMNNILPRVVKMHLKFDLKGSTYKRRASKKEKEKSSPTYKDLDFIQDMPEGLMLDADTFSALVKTLQRDCLVLESFKIMDYSLLLGVHNIDQQERERQSEGAHSTSDEKRPVGQKALYSTAMESIQGGAARGESIDTDDTMGGIPAVNGKGERLLLHVGIIDILQSYRFIKKLEHTWKALVHDGDTVSVHRPSFYAERFFKFMTNTVFRKNSSLKSSPSKKGRSALLAVKTAGPTAAFSASQLPSEKDDTQYDLRAARSYPTLDDEGAKLNQDRGEGRPDLLPCTPPSFEEATTASIATTLSSTSLSVPERSPSETSEQPRYRRRTHSSGQDGSLRAVLLVSRSHEEVRVEEELQQISVELEPKCDVEIVAPEDDKEEAASSACAIVTSTATVEVETASQASEPASQASDEDDVPVTDIYFFTDGRYWIYSPRQRRLRSTSLSSGIPTDERSWVYSPLHYSAQLHSVSDEESDT